The following coding sequences are from one Pseudomonas mendocina window:
- a CDS encoding PLP-dependent aminotransferase family protein, translated as MAFSERIARLKSSLIREILAAAQRPEVMSFAGGLPAEPMLPKVDWAEMPASMGQYGMSEGEPALREAIAAEARALGVPCDASQVLIVSGSQQTLDLASKLFIDPGTEVLLEAPTYLAALQAFQLFGANCISVPQEADGPELAALRQRLETSKPAFAYLIPTFQNPSGTRYSEAKREAVAALLDEFGVTLIEDEPYRELVFDAGSATPIVTRLQKASWIYTGTVSKTLLPGLRVGYLIATKDLYPHLLRLKQSADLHTNRIGQWQALQWLGREQYRGHLAELRDFYRIRRDAMQVALEEHFGELANWEIPQGGLFFWLTLKQPLDTRTLLDAALEQNVAFMPGEPFFIDPDANPGYLRLNFSHVAPERLGEGLRRLAAVVREAQGVSGV; from the coding sequence ATGGCCTTCTCCGAACGCATCGCCCGCCTGAAAAGCTCCCTGATTCGTGAAATTCTCGCTGCGGCACAGCGTCCGGAGGTGATGTCCTTTGCCGGAGGCCTGCCGGCCGAACCCATGCTGCCGAAGGTGGACTGGGCCGAGATGCCGGCGAGCATGGGCCAGTACGGCATGAGTGAGGGCGAGCCGGCGCTGCGTGAGGCCATCGCCGCTGAAGCGCGCGCCCTGGGCGTACCTTGCGACGCCAGCCAGGTGCTGATCGTCAGCGGCTCGCAGCAGACGCTGGATCTGGCTTCCAAGCTGTTCATCGATCCGGGTACCGAAGTGCTGCTGGAGGCGCCGACCTACCTGGCCGCCCTGCAGGCCTTCCAGTTGTTCGGCGCCAATTGCATCAGTGTGCCGCAAGAGGCCGATGGCCCTGAGCTGGCTGCACTGCGCCAGCGCCTGGAAACCAGCAAGCCGGCCTTCGCCTACCTGATCCCGACGTTCCAGAATCCGTCCGGCACCCGCTACAGCGAGGCCAAGCGTGAAGCCGTCGCCGCGTTGCTGGACGAGTTCGGCGTGACCCTGATCGAAGACGAGCCGTACCGTGAGCTGGTATTCGATGCCGGTAGCGCCACGCCGATCGTCACCCGTTTGCAGAAGGCCAGCTGGATCTACACCGGCACGGTATCCAAGACCCTGCTGCCGGGCCTGCGTGTCGGCTACCTGATCGCCACCAAGGATCTCTACCCGCACCTGCTGCGCCTGAAGCAGTCGGCCGACCTGCACACCAACCGCATCGGTCAGTGGCAGGCGCTGCAATGGCTGGGCCGCGAGCAGTATCGCGGTCACCTGGCCGAGCTGCGTGACTTCTACCGCATCCGCCGCGACGCCATGCAGGTGGCTCTGGAAGAGCACTTTGGCGAGTTGGCCAACTGGGAAATCCCGCAGGGCGGACTGTTCTTCTGGCTGACGCTGAAGCAGCCGCTGGATACCCGTACGCTGCTGGATGCGGCGCTGGAACAGAACGTCGCGTTCATGCCGGGCGAGCCGTTCTTCATCGACCCGGACGCCAATCCAGGCTATCTGCGGCTGAACTTCAGCCACGTGGCGCCGGAGCGTCTGGGGGAAGGTCTGCGCCGGTTGGCGGCGGTTGTTCGTGAAGCGCAGGGCGTATCAGGGGTTTGA
- a CDS encoding response regulator transcription factor — protein MTAANPIRVLVADDHPLLREGIAAVLAGQEDIDLVGEASDGREALERFRQLRPDVTLMDLQMPRMNGIDSILAIRGECPDARIAILTTYRGDVRALHAIQAGAQAYLLKSSLRKELVETIRTLAAGKRHIPPEIAADLAAHIGQQSLSPREVEVLQAAALGYSNRDIALQLRITEDTVKGHMHLIMDKLRANNRTHAVAIAVQRGVLEIGTPL, from the coding sequence ATGACAGCCGCCAACCCCATCCGCGTACTGGTCGCGGATGATCACCCCCTGCTGCGCGAAGGCATCGCCGCGGTGCTCGCCGGGCAAGAGGACATCGATCTGGTCGGCGAAGCCAGCGATGGTCGCGAGGCGTTGGAGCGCTTTCGCCAATTGCGCCCGGACGTGACCCTGATGGATCTGCAAATGCCGCGCATGAACGGTATCGACAGCATCCTGGCGATTCGCGGCGAATGCCCGGATGCACGCATTGCCATTCTCACCACCTATCGCGGCGACGTGCGCGCACTGCACGCCATTCAGGCAGGCGCGCAGGCCTATCTGCTGAAAAGCAGCCTGCGCAAGGAGCTGGTGGAAACGATCCGCACCCTCGCCGCGGGCAAGCGCCACATTCCGCCGGAGATCGCCGCCGACCTGGCCGCGCACATCGGCCAGCAAAGCCTCAGCCCGCGTGAAGTCGAGGTTCTCCAGGCGGCCGCACTGGGTTACTCCAATCGCGACATCGCCCTGCAACTGCGCATCACCGAAGACACGGTCAAAGGTCACATGCACCTGATCATGGACAAGCTGCGCGCCAACAACCGCACCCACGCCGTGGCTATCGCCGTGCAACGCGGCGTACTGGAGATCGGCACCCCACTTTAG
- a CDS encoding helix-turn-helix domain-containing protein, with protein sequence MALQDDTHSAYFYLEQAMELLRHANACRDCGARHANSGLTHWQTRRLDQYISENLAASIRTCDLAAQLSLSSSHFSHVFKQTFGITPLAYVARKRIEAAREMMLVSDQPLTQIAHAHGFCDQSHFTRTFRRETGLSPLMWRQRCASRAQPANDQA encoded by the coding sequence ATGGCGCTGCAAGACGACACCCACAGCGCCTACTTCTACCTCGAACAGGCGATGGAGCTATTGCGTCATGCGAACGCCTGTCGTGACTGTGGTGCGCGCCATGCAAACAGCGGCCTGACCCACTGGCAGACGCGACGCCTGGATCAGTACATCAGCGAGAACCTCGCCGCCTCGATTCGCACCTGCGACCTGGCCGCCCAGCTCAGCCTGAGCAGCAGCCATTTTTCCCATGTGTTCAAACAGACCTTCGGCATCACGCCGCTGGCCTATGTGGCCCGCAAGCGTATCGAAGCCGCCAGGGAGATGATGCTGGTCAGCGACCAGCCGCTGACACAAATCGCTCATGCCCACGGTTTCTGCGATCAGTCGCACTTCACCCGCACCTTTCGCCGCGAAACCGGACTGAGCCCGCTGATGTGGCGGCAGCGCTGCGCCTCAAGAGCGCAGCCCGCCAACGATCAAGCGTGA
- a CDS encoding amidohydrolase gives MSQDPSDPKRRHFLATSSVLGAAGALWSALPFAAMASDSSASSSGGNMSADLILFNGRLHTVDREKPQASAVAIKDGRFVAVGSDAEAMALRGEGTRVVDLQKRTVIPGLNDSHLHLIRGGLNYNLELRWEGVPSLADALRMLKEQADRTPTPQWVRVVGGWTEFQFAEKRLPTLDELNKAAPDTPVFVLHLYDRALLNRAALRAVGYDKNTPNPPGGEIQRDASGEPTGMLIARPNALILYATLAKGPKLPLEYQVNSTRQFMRELNRLGVTSAIDAGGGYQNYPDDYQVIQELAAQDQLTVRIAYNLFTQKPKEELQDFQAWSKIVKPGDGTDFLRHNGAGEMLVFSAADFEDFLEPRPDLAPSMEADLEPVVRHLVEQRWPFRLHATYDESISRMLDVFEKVDRDMPFNGLPWLFDHAETISPRNIERVRALGGGIAIQHRMAFQGEYFIDRYGAKAAEATPPIQRMLAEGIPVGGGTDATRVASYNPWTALYWLVSGKTVGGTTLNPQGLSRNTALQLFTHGSAWFSSEQGKKGQIKVGQLADLVALSADFFSVEEEQIKWLESVLTVVGGKVVHATSEFDKLAPPTLPVLPDWSPVAKVPGHWKPVAAPLSASIHQCIGACAVHQHQHDRARRSSVPVSDHQGFWGAFGCSCFAF, from the coding sequence ATGAGCCAGGATCCCAGCGACCCGAAACGCCGCCACTTTCTCGCCACCAGTAGCGTCCTTGGCGCCGCCGGCGCATTGTGGTCAGCGCTGCCCTTCGCCGCCATGGCCAGCGACTCATCCGCCAGTTCATCAGGAGGCAACATGAGTGCCGATCTCATTCTGTTCAACGGCCGGCTGCACACGGTCGACCGTGAAAAACCACAAGCCAGCGCCGTGGCCATCAAGGACGGGCGCTTCGTCGCCGTCGGCAGCGATGCCGAAGCCATGGCCTTGCGCGGTGAGGGCACCCGCGTGGTCGACCTGCAGAAACGCACGGTGATCCCCGGCCTCAACGACTCGCACCTGCACCTGATCCGTGGTGGCCTCAACTACAACCTGGAGCTGCGCTGGGAGGGCGTGCCGTCGCTGGCCGACGCCTTGCGCATGCTCAAGGAACAGGCCGACCGCACGCCGACGCCGCAATGGGTACGCGTGGTCGGCGGCTGGACCGAGTTCCAGTTCGCCGAGAAACGCCTGCCCACCCTGGATGAGCTGAACAAGGCCGCGCCGGACACCCCGGTGTTCGTGCTGCATCTATATGACCGCGCCCTGCTCAACCGTGCCGCGCTACGTGCCGTCGGCTACGACAAGAACACCCCGAACCCACCCGGCGGTGAGATTCAGCGCGATGCCAGCGGCGAGCCCACCGGCATGCTGATCGCCCGCCCCAATGCGCTGATTCTCTACGCCACCCTGGCCAAGGGGCCGAAGCTGCCGCTGGAATACCAGGTCAACTCCACGCGTCAATTCATGCGCGAGCTAAACCGGCTGGGCGTGACCAGCGCCATCGATGCCGGCGGCGGCTACCAGAACTATCCCGATGACTACCAGGTGATCCAAGAGCTGGCCGCGCAGGATCAACTCACCGTGCGCATCGCCTACAACCTGTTCACCCAGAAACCCAAGGAAGAACTGCAGGACTTCCAGGCCTGGAGCAAGATCGTCAAACCGGGCGACGGCACCGACTTCCTCCGCCACAACGGCGCCGGCGAGATGCTGGTGTTCTCCGCCGCCGACTTCGAGGACTTTCTCGAGCCGCGTCCCGATCTGGCCCCCAGCATGGAAGCCGATCTGGAACCGGTAGTGCGTCATCTGGTGGAACAGCGTTGGCCGTTCCGCCTACATGCCACCTACGACGAATCCATTTCGCGCATGCTCGACGTATTCGAGAAGGTCGACCGTGACATGCCGTTCAACGGCTTGCCCTGGCTGTTCGACCACGCCGAGACCATCAGCCCGCGCAACATCGAACGTGTACGAGCGCTTGGCGGCGGTATCGCCATCCAGCACCGCATGGCTTTCCAGGGCGAATACTTCATCGACCGCTACGGTGCCAAGGCCGCCGAGGCCACTCCTCCGATACAGCGCATGCTGGCCGAAGGCATCCCGGTCGGCGGCGGCACCGATGCCACCCGCGTGGCCAGCTACAACCCGTGGACGGCGCTGTACTGGCTGGTCAGCGGCAAGACGGTCGGCGGCACCACGCTGAATCCGCAGGGCCTGTCACGTAACACCGCCCTGCAACTGTTCACCCACGGCAGCGCCTGGTTCTCCAGCGAGCAAGGCAAGAAGGGCCAGATCAAGGTGGGCCAGCTCGCCGACCTGGTGGCGCTGTCGGCGGACTTCTTCAGCGTCGAGGAAGAACAGATCAAGTGGCTGGAATCGGTGCTCACCGTAGTCGGCGGCAAGGTCGTGCATGCCACGTCCGAATTCGACAAACTCGCGCCGCCCACGCTGCCGGTACTGCCGGACTGGTCACCCGTAGCCAAGGTGCCCGGCCACTGGAAGCCGGTCGCAGCACCGCTGTCGGCCAGCATCCACCAATGCATCGGCGCCTGTGCGGTACACCAGCACCAGCATGATCGCGCCCGCCGCAGCAGTGTGCCGGTCAGCGATCACCAGGGCTTCTGGGGCGCCTTCGGCTGCTCGTGCTTTGCGTTCTGA
- a CDS encoding sensor histidine kinase, with protein sequence MDASRPYTSQTRLSVVLALLCLVLFSAVARADRSGLEQQLEHRRWTLNDNSPSQIGALAETRDGYMWLGTHDSLYRFDGFEFTSYRTPDGHELGIVSSLLTSDAGLWVGLRNGGVYLIASEKEQPSRFDLGSGVIYALAQTADGSVWAAANDGLLRYDGKGWQRLGSAEGFLGNNAYSVLVDSSDRLWVADEQRLYVLQPGARALHDTGIRSNRTRQMMQAPDGALWLIERDRESLLRVDTSLASLQASRIAIGAEANAMLFDLHGCLWLSTAGSGLLHVAKPNEHGSAGFDTSERFTARDGLSSDFARPLLEDSDGSLWIGTQNGLDRLRERSLLPAGFPANAHNLALGADDQGNLWAGSSNLPVMRLNDDGLHQLPLHTPISAISKAPDGSVWLAGPEGIWRSIGERLEKVSALPVERDLDSSVRTLLIDRQGAVWLSLNRQGLYVLRDGQWQRLPPPSANPTQLMPVSSALAPDGQRWFGYRDNLLVSHDDQGEHRWGSAEGLDIGHVTAMAHLPDHSWFGGQRGLARFDGKRFQSLPLSENGLFDNLYAIIPVASAQGEDLWLQGKGGVFQLPAEEIAKALNDPRHPIRYRTYDLQGGLANDPQQVLALPTAVRTAQGRLWFVTRNGVAGLKPGWQMQNSKAPKVSIESLVADGADISLQAPTTLPADSKRLAIRYSALSLSAPEGLRFLYRLDGFDSDWHSAGRQREATYTGLPAGSYRFRVRALNQDGVPSEQDAELSFSIEQMFYRHPLFILAVALSVLLVLHLLYRSNMQRAAERLRTRLEERHDERERIARELHDTLLQGVQGLVLHVQAAADSLPADQPARMKLENALDRADQVIAEGRERVRNLRHAQEVSSDLPQTLRELDQLHEHADTDYQVEIAGTPCALHPVVHDELSQLTREAVSNAFRHANASHVRVRLDYNPRQFSLSVSDDGRGLLAEYLQGTEPVDHWGLKGMYERAAKIGGTLNIHSAPGHGCQVQVALAGPLAYRQPHPRARRWLHWKRLIRSSLP encoded by the coding sequence TTGGATGCTTCTAGACCGTACACCTCACAGACCCGCCTCAGCGTCGTGCTGGCCTTGCTTTGCCTGGTGCTGTTCAGCGCCGTCGCGCGGGCAGACCGAAGTGGGCTGGAGCAGCAACTGGAACATCGCCGCTGGACGCTCAATGACAACAGCCCCAGCCAGATCGGCGCCTTGGCGGAAACCCGCGACGGCTACATGTGGCTGGGCACGCACGACTCCCTGTATCGCTTCGACGGCTTCGAGTTCACCAGCTACCGCACACCCGACGGCCATGAACTGGGGATCGTCTCCAGCCTGCTGACCAGCGACGCCGGGTTATGGGTAGGCCTGCGCAACGGCGGCGTTTACCTGATCGCGTCGGAGAAGGAGCAACCCAGCCGCTTCGACCTGGGCAGCGGCGTGATCTATGCCCTGGCGCAAACGGCGGACGGTAGCGTCTGGGCAGCTGCCAACGACGGTCTGCTGCGCTACGACGGTAAAGGCTGGCAACGACTGGGCAGCGCAGAGGGTTTTCTCGGCAACAATGCCTACAGCGTCCTGGTCGATAGCAGTGACCGACTCTGGGTCGCCGACGAACAGCGCCTCTACGTTCTCCAGCCTGGCGCCCGAGCACTGCACGATACCGGCATTCGCAGCAACCGCACCCGACAGATGATGCAGGCTCCCGATGGTGCGCTGTGGCTGATCGAGCGCGATCGCGAAAGCCTGCTTCGAGTCGACACTAGCCTGGCATCACTGCAGGCAAGCCGCATCGCCATCGGCGCTGAAGCCAACGCCATGCTGTTCGATCTGCATGGTTGCCTGTGGTTGAGCACCGCGGGTAGCGGCCTGCTGCATGTGGCCAAGCCCAACGAGCATGGCAGCGCCGGGTTCGATACCAGCGAGCGGTTCACCGCCCGCGACGGGCTCAGCTCCGACTTCGCCAGACCACTGCTCGAGGACAGCGACGGCAGCCTGTGGATCGGTACGCAGAACGGCCTGGATCGTTTGCGCGAACGTTCCCTGCTTCCCGCCGGCTTTCCCGCAAACGCGCACAACCTGGCATTGGGCGCCGATGACCAGGGCAACCTCTGGGCTGGCAGCAGCAACCTGCCAGTCATGCGCCTGAACGACGACGGCCTGCATCAACTGCCGCTGCACACGCCAATCAGTGCGATCAGCAAGGCACCGGATGGCTCGGTCTGGCTGGCCGGCCCCGAGGGCATCTGGCGCAGCATCGGCGAGCGACTGGAGAAGGTCTCGGCCCTGCCTGTCGAGCGCGACCTGGATTCATCGGTACGTACCTTGCTGATCGACCGCCAGGGTGCAGTCTGGCTGTCACTCAACCGCCAGGGGCTCTACGTACTGCGTGACGGCCAGTGGCAGCGGCTACCGCCTCCCAGCGCCAACCCGACGCAACTGATGCCGGTAAGCTCTGCGCTGGCACCCGACGGGCAGCGCTGGTTCGGTTACCGCGACAACCTGCTCGTCAGCCATGACGATCAGGGCGAGCATCGCTGGGGGAGCGCCGAAGGCCTGGACATCGGTCATGTGACGGCGATGGCTCATCTGCCGGATCACAGCTGGTTCGGCGGACAGCGAGGCCTGGCGCGCTTCGACGGCAAGCGTTTCCAGAGCCTGCCATTGAGCGAGAACGGCCTGTTCGACAACCTCTACGCCATCATTCCCGTGGCCAGTGCACAGGGCGAAGACCTGTGGCTACAGGGCAAAGGCGGCGTATTTCAATTGCCGGCCGAGGAGATCGCCAAGGCTCTGAACGACCCACGGCATCCTATCCGTTATCGCACCTATGACCTGCAGGGCGGCCTGGCCAACGACCCACAGCAGGTGCTTGCCCTGCCAACGGCCGTACGTACCGCCCAGGGGCGCCTGTGGTTCGTGACCCGCAATGGCGTGGCCGGACTGAAGCCAGGCTGGCAGATGCAAAACAGCAAAGCCCCCAAGGTCAGCATCGAGTCACTGGTCGCCGACGGTGCAGACATCTCGCTGCAAGCGCCAACGACCCTGCCTGCCGACAGCAAGCGCCTGGCCATTCGTTACAGCGCCCTGAGCCTGTCGGCTCCCGAGGGGCTGCGTTTTCTCTACCGACTCGATGGTTTCGACAGCGACTGGCACTCCGCCGGGCGCCAGCGCGAGGCGACCTACACCGGCCTGCCAGCCGGCTCCTATCGTTTTCGCGTACGCGCACTCAATCAGGATGGCGTGCCCAGCGAGCAGGATGCCGAGCTGAGCTTCAGCATCGAGCAGATGTTCTACCGCCATCCTCTGTTCATACTCGCCGTGGCACTGAGCGTGCTGCTGGTGCTGCACCTGCTCTACCGCAGCAACATGCAGCGCGCCGCCGAGCGCCTGCGCACGCGCCTGGAAGAACGCCACGATGAACGTGAACGCATCGCACGCGAACTGCACGACACCCTGCTGCAAGGCGTGCAAGGCCTGGTGCTGCACGTGCAGGCCGCAGCGGATAGCCTGCCGGCCGATCAACCGGCGCGAATGAAGCTGGAAAATGCCCTGGATCGTGCTGACCAGGTGATCGCCGAAGGGCGCGAACGCGTGCGCAACCTGCGTCACGCGCAGGAGGTATCGAGCGACCTGCCGCAAACGCTGCGCGAGCTCGATCAGTTGCACGAGCATGCTGACACCGACTATCAGGTCGAGATCGCCGGCACACCCTGCGCCCTGCATCCGGTGGTGCATGACGAACTCAGCCAGCTCACCCGCGAAGCCGTCAGCAATGCCTTCCGCCATGCCAACGCAAGCCACGTACGCGTGCGCCTGGATTACAACCCTCGGCAGTTCTCGTTGTCCGTCAGTGATGATGGTCGCGGCCTGCTGGCCGAGTACCTGCAAGGCACGGAACCGGTCGACCACTGGGGACTGAAAGGCATGTACGAACGTGCCGCCAAGATCGGCGGCACCTTGAATATTCACAGTGCACCTGGCCACGGCTGCCAGGTGCAGGTGGCCCTGGCCGGGCCATTGGCCTACCGTCAGCCGCACCCGCGCGCACGACGCTGGCTACACTGGAAACGATTGATCAGGAGCTCGCTGCCATGA
- a CDS encoding alpha/beta fold hydrolase yields MPRHALFIHGIWLTPAIWESFQRRFSACGYRCSAPPWPPDQGGRQPGISAILDHYEAHIRNLGQPPLLIGHDLGGLLVQLLLDRGLGQAGIAIDPLPSRASLASLYGAWPWLLHWAGWRHLLYMTPQYFARNMAQTLTPTEQSDAYAQHIVPAPGRVLFEAALGIGKRVDFANAERAPLLLIAGGCARIVRASTVAATYRHHRRSAAVTSFKQFPGYSHWLIAEPGWERVADYCIEWAQNQVGCF; encoded by the coding sequence ATGCCTCGTCATGCACTGTTCATCCACGGCATCTGGCTCACGCCTGCAATCTGGGAGTCGTTCCAGCGCCGTTTCAGCGCCTGCGGTTATCGCTGCAGCGCACCGCCCTGGCCGCCAGACCAGGGCGGGCGGCAGCCGGGCATCAGCGCCATCCTCGATCACTACGAAGCGCACATTCGCAACCTGGGCCAGCCGCCACTGCTGATCGGGCATGACCTCGGCGGCCTGCTGGTGCAATTGCTCCTCGACCGTGGCCTGGGCCAGGCCGGCATCGCCATCGACCCATTGCCGTCACGGGCCAGCCTAGCCAGCTTGTACGGCGCCTGGCCCTGGCTGCTGCACTGGGCAGGCTGGCGTCACCTGCTGTACATGACACCGCAGTATTTCGCGCGCAATATGGCGCAAACCCTGACGCCTACCGAGCAAAGCGATGCCTATGCGCAGCACATCGTCCCGGCGCCAGGCCGGGTGTTGTTCGAGGCGGCACTGGGCATTGGCAAGCGTGTCGACTTTGCCAATGCCGAGCGCGCACCGCTGCTGCTGATCGCCGGAGGCTGCGCGCGCATCGTTCGCGCCAGCACGGTGGCCGCCACCTACCGCCATCATCGGCGCTCGGCCGCTGTCACCAGCTTCAAGCAGTTTCCAGGCTACAGCCACTGGCTGATCGCCGAACCCGGGTGGGAAAGAGTTGCCGACTACTGCATCGAATGGGCACAGAATCAAGTTGGATGCTTCTAG
- a CDS encoding MFS transporter — MASEKASPWGALKHNTFRWLWLASIASNIGTWMHEVGAGWLMTSLSSNPMHVALVQVAGSAPMFLLALPAGAMADIIDKRRYLLLVQVWMAAVATLLATLTLLGLTTVWLLLSLTLAMGVGTALMMPAWSALTPELVSKRDLPSAIALSSLGINVARALGPAIAGVLVSLSGPWATFALNALSFFAVMAVLLTWKRERQVAAFPAERLLGAMRAGWRYSRASRPLQSVLVRAAAFFVGASAGTSLLPLIVRGELKGSASDFGLLLGSVGIGAVLGAMLLPRLRERISANHLVAMASVLYALVLLALAWVRDFAVLLPVMLLSGAAWIAVLSSLQVSAQTSVPDWVRARALSVYILVFFGSMAAGGALWGYVASHASIPVALLAASGCLVLGLLLTPRFTLPVTESEDLAPSLHWPAPILADEADRERGPVMITLQYDIAPEHVAGFRQAMVEVARMRKRNGAFSWGLVQNSENPRHWQEFFFDESWLEHLRHHGRVTRAEQRIEAAARRFQNPDVAVHIEHFLMSAKGAPQPAESPHATS; from the coding sequence ATGGCCAGCGAAAAAGCTTCGCCCTGGGGTGCCCTAAAGCACAACACGTTCCGCTGGCTGTGGCTGGCCAGCATCGCCTCGAACATCGGCACCTGGATGCACGAGGTCGGTGCCGGCTGGCTGATGACCAGCCTGTCGAGCAACCCCATGCACGTGGCGCTGGTGCAGGTAGCCGGCAGCGCGCCGATGTTCCTCCTGGCGCTGCCGGCCGGGGCCATGGCCGACATCATCGACAAGCGTCGCTACCTGCTGCTCGTGCAGGTGTGGATGGCGGCCGTGGCGACACTGCTGGCGACCCTGACGCTGCTCGGGCTGACCACGGTCTGGCTATTGCTCAGCCTGACCCTGGCCATGGGCGTCGGTACCGCGCTGATGATGCCGGCCTGGTCGGCGCTGACGCCGGAGCTGGTAAGCAAGCGCGACCTGCCCTCGGCCATCGCCCTGTCGAGCCTCGGCATCAACGTCGCCCGCGCGCTCGGCCCGGCCATCGCCGGGGTACTGGTCAGCCTCAGTGGGCCGTGGGCGACCTTCGCCCTCAACGCCCTGTCGTTCTTCGCGGTGATGGCGGTGCTGCTAACCTGGAAGCGCGAGCGCCAGGTCGCCGCCTTCCCGGCCGAACGCCTGCTCGGCGCCATGCGTGCCGGCTGGCGTTACAGCCGTGCCTCACGCCCATTGCAGTCGGTGCTGGTGCGCGCAGCAGCCTTCTTCGTTGGCGCCAGTGCCGGCACCTCGTTGCTACCGCTGATCGTACGGGGCGAGCTGAAAGGCAGCGCCAGTGACTTCGGTCTGCTGCTGGGCAGCGTCGGAATCGGCGCGGTGCTCGGCGCCATGCTGCTGCCCAGGCTGCGCGAGCGCATCAGCGCCAACCATCTGGTGGCCATGGCCAGTGTGCTCTACGCCCTGGTGCTGCTGGCCCTGGCCTGGGTACGCGACTTCGCCGTGCTACTACCGGTGATGCTGCTCAGCGGCGCAGCGTGGATCGCCGTGCTGTCCAGCCTGCAGGTCAGCGCGCAGACGTCGGTGCCGGACTGGGTGCGAGCCCGCGCGCTGTCGGTGTACATCCTGGTGTTCTTCGGCAGCATGGCCGCTGGCGGCGCGCTGTGGGGTTATGTCGCCAGTCATGCGTCGATTCCCGTCGCCCTGCTCGCCGCGTCCGGCTGCCTGGTGCTCGGCCTGTTGCTGACACCGCGCTTCACCCTGCCGGTGACCGAAAGCGAAGACCTGGCGCCCTCGCTGCACTGGCCGGCACCGATCCTCGCCGACGAGGCCGATCGTGAACGCGGTCCGGTGATGATCACCCTGCAGTACGACATCGCGCCGGAGCATGTGGCAGGCTTTCGCCAGGCAATGGTCGAGGTCGCCCGCATGCGCAAGCGTAACGGTGCATTTTCCTGGGGGCTGGTACAGAACAGCGAGAATCCGCGGCACTGGCAGGAGTTCTTCTTCGACGAGTCCTGGCTCGAACACCTGCGCCATCACGGCCGGGTAACCCGCGCCGAGCAACGCATCGAGGCGGCGGCCCGGCGCTTCCAGAATCCGGACGTGGCGGTGCATATCGAACACTTCCTGATGTCTGCCAAGGGCGCCCCTCAGCCTGCGGAGTCGCCTCATGCCACCTCCTGA
- a CDS encoding glutathione S-transferase family protein: protein MFKVYGDYRSGNCYKVKLMLHLLGKEYQWIPIDILKGETQSDAFLAKNPNGKIPVLELEDGTCLWESNAILNFLAEGSEFLPSEPRLRTQVLQWQFFEQYSHEPNVAVARFIQLYLGLPEDRREEHGVRLVRGYKALKVMEQQLLRTPYLVGEQYSIADIALYAYTHVAEEGGFSLEAFPAILAWMDRVASHSRHVTMLG, encoded by the coding sequence ATGTTCAAGGTCTACGGCGATTACCGGTCGGGCAACTGCTACAAGGTCAAGCTGATGCTGCATCTGCTGGGCAAGGAGTACCAGTGGATTCCCATCGATATTCTCAAGGGCGAGACGCAGAGCGACGCCTTCCTGGCCAAGAACCCCAACGGCAAGATTCCGGTGCTGGAGCTGGAGGACGGCACTTGCCTGTGGGAGTCCAACGCCATCCTCAACTTCCTCGCCGAGGGCAGTGAATTCCTGCCGAGCGAACCGCGTCTGCGCACCCAGGTGCTGCAATGGCAGTTCTTCGAGCAATACAGCCATGAGCCCAATGTCGCCGTGGCGCGCTTCATCCAGCTCTATCTGGGCTTGCCGGAGGATCGGCGTGAAGAACACGGCGTTCGTCTGGTACGTGGCTACAAGGCGCTCAAGGTGATGGAGCAACAATTGCTGCGCACGCCGTACCTGGTGGGCGAGCAGTACTCCATCGCGGATATCGCTTTGTACGCTTACACCCATGTAGCCGAAGAGGGTGGTTTCAGTCTGGAAGCCTTCCCGGCCATTCTCGCCTGGATGGATCGGGTGGCCAGTCACTCACGTCATGTCACTATGCTGGGCTGA
- a CDS encoding antibiotic biosynthesis monooxygenase produces the protein MSETQSETVTLVVRHQVRPNHVPRYESWLRRIIATASQCPGHLGVDVVRSHQACMTQFTCVLRFASLEQLQNWIDSEQRRQLIAEVEPLLRTGDQLEIAENKEFWFVPETAQAPPPRWKQSCVTFLVILPLSLLVPLLWQPLFQRIPWLGGYLPSNVVITLSIVLLVVYLFMPIATRLFAAWLSPTVDEDRP, from the coding sequence ATGAGCGAGACGCAGTCGGAAACCGTCACCCTGGTGGTACGCCATCAGGTTCGCCCAAACCACGTGCCGCGTTACGAATCCTGGCTGCGGCGCATCATCGCCACTGCCAGCCAATGCCCCGGTCACCTGGGCGTCGACGTGGTGCGCAGCCATCAGGCCTGCATGACGCAATTCACCTGCGTGCTGCGTTTCGCCAGCCTGGAACAACTGCAGAACTGGATCGACTCCGAGCAGCGGCGCCAGCTGATCGCCGAAGTAGAACCGCTGCTACGCACAGGTGATCAGCTGGAAATCGCCGAGAACAAGGAGTTCTGGTTCGTGCCGGAAACCGCGCAAGCCCCGCCGCCACGCTGGAAACAGAGCTGCGTGACCTTTCTCGTGATCCTGCCATTGAGCCTGCTCGTACCGCTGCTCTGGCAACCCCTGTTTCAACGCATACCCTGGCTCGGCGGTTATCTGCCGAGCAATGTCGTGATCACCCTGAGCATCGTTCTGCTCGTGGTGTACCTATTCATGCCCATCGCCACGCGACTGTTCGCCGCCTGGCTGAGCCCAACCGTAGACGAGGATCGACCATGA